One window of the Xiphias gladius isolate SHS-SW01 ecotype Sanya breed wild chromosome 11, ASM1685928v1, whole genome shotgun sequence genome contains the following:
- the prom2 gene encoding prominin-2 isoform X3, with product MRGWRWPGSAGQLGAGVGVMLLGLSLAQSVPPQTACAAAAAPQSLSQPLYQDTTGKETDVGFMSALVQSFLHTVQPNPFPGDLILKIVNDFEREPSNQELTREALVYQVGFLVCAAIGILYIFMMPIVGFFLACCRCCGNCGGKMYQKQTSCIPCRRRTLYWSAFVTTVIILAGNICMFKSNEALKVSVDHSTMQLNTTIDNIHTFLTAVTQQVDHVVNESYKTIKEVSRNLDDIGRQLGTEIQEPFNKTLSPALHAVRLLNQETRKTSIQLNKLNSSLAQLQSNVDHLQANVTAVKSRISETLSNPNCTGCDNLKPELQKLTLDISITIPGLNELQSTVDEVININLTSKIEELEDYLNSIPQRVINDTKDVVQKSKQLLGDIKAQFPRVTSSIPLSALTNVSGALNRVHGEIGRVAPVVERAEHIRWKVCVALCCVVLLVVVCNVLGLVLGPLGLTPKVDPTKRSCTANCGGTFLMMGAGFSFLFSWLFMIVVVLLFLLGGNVYTLLCRPWNNGQLLKFIDTPGLIPDISQTLGLKTNISFSDIYRDCEENQPLWTTLRLYELINLGDLLNVSTYTEQIRQQFESTDINLSIITLLRPEVKNQLSSFSNKAKNFDFTAIRQQMNNISRINLNGTADELDKLAAIQTNTDTRKELQNEARDLRKIQNSIETTTIPQLTSAAFALRKT from the exons ATGAGGGGTTGGAGGTGGCCGGGCAGTGCTGGACAGCTCGGCGCTGGTGTAGGAGTGATGCTGCTAGGGCTCAGCCTGGCCCAGTCTGTCCCCCCACAGACAGCCTGTGCAGCAGCTGCGGCTCCGCAGAGCCTCAGCCAGCCCCTGTACCAGGACACGACAGGGAAGGAAACCGACGTGGGCTTTATGTCAGCTCTGGTCCAGTCCTTCCTCCACACAGTCCAGCCTAACCCATTTCCTGGAG ATCTAATCTTGAAAATAGTCAATGATTTTGAGCGAGAGCCGTCAAATCAAGAACTCACCCGAGAA GCCCTGGTGTATCAAGTGGGTTTCCTGGTATGTGCAGCCATTGGCATCCTGTACATCTTTATGATGCCCATAGTTGGCTTCTTCTTGGCGTGCTGTCGCTGCTGTGGGAACTGTGGTGGGAAGATGTACCAGAAGCAGACGTCCTGCATCCCTTGTCGCAGAAGAACTCTCTACTGGAGTGCATTCGTCACCACAGTCATTatcct TGCTGGGAACATCTGCATGTTCAAGAGCAATGAAGCCCTCAAAGTGAGTGTGGATCACAGTACAATGCAGCTCAACACAACTATAGACAACATCCACACCTTCCTCACAGCTGTCACTCAG CAAGTTGACCATGTGGTAAATGAGAGCTACAAAACCATAAAAGAGGTTTCCAGAAACCTAGATG ACATTGGACGTCAGTTGGGAACAGAGATTCAGGAGCCATTCAACAAAACTCTGAGCCCAGCGCTGCACGCAGTTAGACTTCTGAACCAAG AGACAAGAAAGACCAGCATTCAACTTAACAAACTGAACTCATCTTTGGCCCAGCTGCAGTCCAACGTGGACCACCTCCAGGCCAATGTCACTGCTGTTAAAAGTCGCATCAGTGAGACTTTATCCAACCCAAACTGTACTGGCTGTGACAACCTCAAGCCAGAGCTGCAGAAACTAACACTGGACATCTCCATCACT ATTCCCGGCTTAAATGAGCTCCAGTCCACAGTGGATGAAGTCATCAATATTAATCTCACGTCGAAAATCGAGGAG CTGGAGGACTATTTAAACAGTATACCCCAGAGGGTGATCAATGACACCAAGGATGTAGTTCAAA aaaGCAAGCAGCTGCTGGGTGACATAAAAGCACAATTCCCACGGGTTACCAGTAGCATCCCTTTATCTGCCCTGACCAATGTGTCGGGGGCTCTGAACAGGGTGCATGGAGAAATTGGCAGGGTCGCCCCAGTGGTCGAGAGAGCTGAGCACATTAG ATGGAAAGTGTGTGTTGCCCTGTGCTGCGTGGTGCTCCTGGTAGTAGTGTGCAACGTCCTGGGTCTGGTCCTGGGCCCTCTGGGTCTGACACCCAAAGTGGACCCCACAAAGCGCTCCTGCACAGCCAATTGTGGAGGCACCTTCCTCATGAT GGGTGCAGGTTTCAGCTTCCTCTTCTCCTGGCTGTTCATGATAGTGGTGGTGCTGCTGTTCCTGCTGGGTGGAAACGTTTACACTCTGCTCTGTCGGCCCTGGAACAACGGACAACTGCTAAAG TTTATTGATACTCCAGGTTTAATTCCAGACATAAGTCAGACTTTGGGATTGAAAACCAACATCAGTTTCTCTGATATCTATAG AGACTGTGAGGAAAACCAGCCTCTGTGGACAACACTCCGCTTGTATGAACTCATAAACCTTGGAGACCTCCTCAATGTATCTACA TACACAGAGCAGATCCGGCAGCAGTTTGAGAGTACAGACATCAATCTCTCCATCATCACTCTCCTAAGGCCTGAAGTTAAAAACCAACTCAGCAGCTTCTCCAACAAGGCTAAAAATTTTGACTTCACAGCTATCAGACAGCAA ATGAACAACATTTCCAGGATCAATCTGAATGGAACGGCAGATGAACTTGATAAACTCGCTGCCATTCAA ACAAACACTGATACTCGAAAAGAGCTCCAAAACGAGGCCAGGGACCTGAGGAAGATCCAGAACAGCATAGAAACAACCACCATCCCACAACTG ACATCTGCTGCTTTTGCCCTCAGGAAAACCTGA